A portion of the Verrucomicrobiia bacterium genome contains these proteins:
- a CDS encoding DUF1203 domain-containing protein: MIKFKIVPLSKEFADRIRKSKKDQFGNEVMEQLATGYGPCRVSLSPFVPGTDRRLVFSHSPFEKQNAYNQNGPIFIHAKEVEPYGDIHRFPPAIKADPENFPLTLIGYSRDQQMVFTKLVGDADVDELIVQIFEENPNVEFLHARNAEAGCFICKIERA; this comes from the coding sequence ATGATCAAATTCAAAATCGTACCCCTATCGAAAGAATTTGCCGACCGGATTCGCAAGTCAAAAAAAGACCAGTTCGGCAATGAGGTGATGGAACAACTGGCCACCGGGTATGGTCCTTGCAGGGTTTCCCTCTCTCCTTTTGTGCCGGGAACCGACCGGCGTTTGGTTTTCAGCCATTCGCCGTTCGAAAAACAGAACGCCTACAACCAAAACGGCCCCATCTTCATCCACGCCAAGGAGGTGGAGCCGTACGGCGATATCCACCGCTTTCCCCCGGCCATAAAAGCCGACCCGGAAAACTTCCCGCTTACCCTGATTGGCTACAGCCGCGACCAGCAGATGGTGTTCACCAAATTGGTGGGAGATGCCGACGTGGACGAGCTTATCGTCCAAATTTTCGAGGAAAACCCCAACGTGGAATTCCTCCACGCCCGCAACGCCGAAGCCGGCTGTTTTATCTGCAAAATCGAACGGGCGTAA
- a CDS encoding methylated-DNA--[protein]-cysteine S-methyltransferase, producing METMTNGYPRLSEDYKRMERAILYLEENYHRQPDLKEIAQSVHLSEFHFQRIFTRWAGVSPKKFMQFLTLDYAKKLLEESKSVLDATYEAGLSSPGRLHDLFVNIEAVTPGEFKQKGTGLKISYGIHPSPFGECLLAVTERGICGLSFIEDGNSKKALQYLCANWPNAQITENRKATASYLEKIFGGAKRNGTALKLFLKGTNFQIKVWEALLKIPAGCVASYEEIAARIGKPTASRAVGSAVANNYVAYLIPCHRVIQKIGAFGNYRWGVPRKKAMLVWEAAKTGAVQSASGL from the coding sequence ATGGAAACTATGACAAATGGCTACCCCCGGCTCTCGGAAGATTACAAACGGATGGAGCGGGCCATCCTGTATCTGGAAGAAAACTACCACCGTCAGCCGGACTTAAAGGAAATTGCCCAAAGCGTTCATTTGAGCGAATTTCATTTCCAGCGGATTTTCACCCGCTGGGCGGGGGTCAGCCCCAAGAAGTTTATGCAGTTTTTGACCCTCGACTATGCCAAAAAGCTTTTGGAAGAGTCCAAAAGCGTGCTGGACGCCACCTACGAAGCCGGCCTTTCCAGCCCCGGGCGGCTGCATGATTTATTTGTGAATATTGAAGCGGTAACGCCGGGAGAATTCAAGCAAAAAGGGACCGGTTTGAAGATTTCCTATGGCATTCACCCCTCCCCCTTTGGCGAGTGCCTATTGGCCGTAACCGAGCGGGGTATCTGCGGGCTGTCGTTCATTGAAGACGGTAACTCGAAGAAGGCGCTGCAGTATCTCTGCGCCAACTGGCCCAATGCCCAGATTACCGAAAACCGGAAGGCAACCGCTTCCTATTTGGAGAAAATCTTCGGCGGCGCAAAGCGAAACGGAACGGCTTTGAAACTTTTCTTGAAAGGCACCAACTTTCAGATAAAGGTCTGGGAGGCGCTCTTGAAAATCCCGGCCGGATGCGTGGCCTCCTATGAGGAAATCGCCGCCCGGATTGGCAAACCGACCGCCTCCCGCGCCGTCGGCTCCGCCGTGGCCAATAATTACGTTGCCTATTTAATCCCTTGCCACCGGGTCATCCAGAAAATCGGCGCCTTTGGCAACTACCGCTGGGGCGTGCCGCGTAAGAAGGCGATGCTGGTCTGGGAGGCGGCCAAAACGGGGGCCGTTCAATCGGCCTCTGGATTATAG
- a CDS encoding LON peptidase substrate-binding domain-containing protein: MKYKRVLLPIFPLKTVLFPGMPLPLRIFEPRYKKMVGECLAGSGNFGVVLIKEGEEAGPSAAPFEVGTEAKIIKAERLDDGQLFIIVSGQRRFKIVKLLEPEPYLSAEVVFLPELEGDRNAALLTDQILRLVLSDFVQLASIFTLEPVYPFRFPSDPARFSFLASHLLSAPMTTKQQLLESETVEDRLKLARKLFVEERTRFIQEEIPKAFPEN; the protein is encoded by the coding sequence GTGAAATACAAAAGGGTGCTTCTGCCGATTTTTCCGCTAAAGACCGTCCTTTTTCCGGGGATGCCGCTGCCTTTGCGCATCTTTGAACCGCGGTACAAAAAAATGGTAGGGGAGTGTTTGGCGGGGAGCGGAAACTTTGGTGTGGTTTTAATCAAGGAAGGGGAGGAGGCCGGGCCGTCCGCGGCGCCGTTCGAAGTCGGCACGGAGGCCAAAATCATCAAGGCGGAACGGCTGGATGACGGGCAGCTTTTTATCATAGTTTCGGGCCAAAGGCGCTTCAAAATCGTCAAACTGCTGGAGCCCGAGCCGTACCTTTCCGCCGAGGTGGTTTTTTTGCCGGAGCTGGAGGGGGACCGGAATGCCGCCCTTTTGACCGACCAGATTTTGCGGCTGGTGCTTTCCGATTTTGTCCAGCTCGCTTCCATATTCACGCTGGAGCCGGTCTATCCCTTCCGCTTTCCGAGCGACCCGGCCCGGTTTTCGTTTCTGGCCTCCCATCTTTTGAGCGCGCCGATGACCACCAAACAGCAGCTTTTGGAATCGGAAACGGTGGAAGACCGTCTCAAGCTGGCGCGCAAGCTGTTCGTGGAGGAGCGCACCCGCTTCATTCAGGAAGAAATTCCCAAGGCCTTTCCGGAGAATTAA